One genomic window of Desulfofundulus luciae includes the following:
- a CDS encoding DUF1670 domain-containing protein: KSLSELEAIQQAQMARVLTEAYLQGGLLALVDLQQLFLRSCQTFSRLLRQFMVDHQMVLPTPGTILDAGSAMTHKDIIIGFYLKGYFSHDIARITRHSPEAVDRYIDDFERVLILHSYGLPLELMARVVKRGPTLVAEYLNIIAEHFPDREAVKFHLRLKGVKI, encoded by the coding sequence CAAGTCCTTAAGCGAACTGGAAGCCATTCAGCAGGCCCAGATGGCCCGGGTGCTTACTGAGGCCTACCTGCAGGGCGGTTTGCTGGCCCTGGTGGATCTGCAGCAGCTGTTCTTACGCTCATGCCAGACTTTTTCGCGGCTTTTGCGGCAGTTCATGGTGGATCACCAGATGGTTTTACCCACCCCGGGAACGATACTGGATGCCGGCAGCGCCATGACCCACAAGGATATCATTATCGGCTTCTACCTGAAAGGGTATTTCAGCCATGACATTGCCCGGATCACCCGGCACAGCCCGGAGGCGGTGGACAGGTACATCGACGACTTTGAGCGGGTTTTAATTTTGCACTCTTACGGCCTCCCGCTGGAATTGATGGCCCGGGTGGTCAAACGGGGGCCGACGCTGGTGGCGGAGTATCTGAACATCATTGCTGAACATTTCCCCGACCGGGAAGCTGTCAAGTTTCATTTAAGGCTGAAAGGGGTCAAAATTTAG